A stretch of DNA from Paenibacillus sp. FSL W8-0186:
CAGTTTCGCAGATGGAGAAGTATAATCAGATTCAAGTTGTATACAAGTATACCAATTGAGGAAGGGAGCAACACAACAATGAAACTTGGCATGATCGGTCTTGGCAAAATGGGATATAATCTGGTGCTTAATTTGCTGCGGCATCAGCATGAGGTTGTAGCCTACGACGTAAATGAACAGGCTGTTAAAAAAGCGGCTGACAATGGAGCCATTCCTGCGTCTACTTTAGAGGATATGGTCGCTTCTCTTCAGACTCCGCGCATCATTTGGGTTATGGTTCCCGCCGGCGATCCGCTGGAATCCACTATTACTGCTATAACTCCCCTGTTGAGTCCAGGAGATATCGTGATCGATGGAGGGAACTCTCATTATAAAAATTCCGTAAAGCTAGCCGCCAGGCTTTCGCAGCACGGAATTCATTTCTTCGACGTCGGCACATCCGGCGGAGTGGATGGCGCCGAACACGGGGCTTGCTTCATGGTTGGCGGCGATGAAGCAATTTTTCGGAATATTGAACCCATATTTAAGGATATTGCCGTCACAAACGGCTATCTATATGCCGGCAAAGCCGGCAGCGGGCATTTTCTCAAAATGGTGCATAACGGGATCGAATATGGAATGATGCAGTCCATCGCCGAAGGCTTCGAAATTCTGGACAAAAGCGATTTCGAGTTCAATTACGAACAAGTCGCCAAAGTCTGGTCGAACGGCTCGGTCATTCGCAGCTGGCTGATGGAGCTCACGGAGCAAGCTTTTGCCAAAGATCCCAAACTTGAAAATATCCGCGGCATCATGCACTCCTCCGGCGAAGGCAAATGGACGGTCGAAACCGCCCTGGACTTGCAGGCAAGCGCACCGGTCATCGCCCTGTCCCTATTTATGCGTTACCGTTCCCTTGATCAGGATGCGTTTCATGGCAAAGTAGTGGCTGCACTCCGCAATGAATTCGGTGGACATGCAGTAGTAACTGCCGACAACCCATAAATATGCGGGCCCGCTTAAGGAAAACCATGCTATGATTAAGCTTAAGAATGCTTAAAATGGAAATTTTCTCTTTAAGATAGGGGTTAAATGTATGATGAAATATCCTGCTGCTTGGTTAAAAGGAAATTCACTGGGCGAATCTATCGCCAGCCAACTGCGTCTGCAAATTATCCGGGGTCAAATCAAAAGTGGCGAGATTTTATCCGAGAACCGCATAGCTTCCGATTTCGGAACGAGCCGCTCCCCAGTGCGTGAGGCACTAAGGACGCTGTCCGCTGAAGGCCTCATTGTCTTGCAGCGGATGGGTGCCGTCGTCGCAGGCCTTCAGCTCAAAGATATTATTGAGCTGTATGATGTGCGTTACTTGATCGAGAGCTTTGCCTGGCAGCAGCCGGACCTGACGAATTCCGCGGATCTTCTGTCCCGTATGGAACAAATGATTGACAA
This window harbors:
- a CDS encoding GntR family transcriptional regulator codes for the protein MKYPAAWLKGNSLGESIASQLRLQIIRGQIKSGEILSENRIASDFGTSRSPVREALRTLSAEGLIVLQRMGAVVAGLQLKDIIELYDVRYLIESFAWQQPDLTNSADLLSRMEQMIDKMELAAKHQDYVEFTSQDISFHETMIQASQHARIMHLWASIRPIVLTVMLITNEEVLSRGEEQTKYVINKHRKLISSLQTRDKSVIQSGIEDYFADSRRTLQASIKGNTN
- the gnd gene encoding phosphogluconate dehydrogenase (NAD(+)-dependent, decarboxylating) codes for the protein MKLGMIGLGKMGYNLVLNLLRHQHEVVAYDVNEQAVKKAADNGAIPASTLEDMVASLQTPRIIWVMVPAGDPLESTITAITPLLSPGDIVIDGGNSHYKNSVKLAARLSQHGIHFFDVGTSGGVDGAEHGACFMVGGDEAIFRNIEPIFKDIAVTNGYLYAGKAGSGHFLKMVHNGIEYGMMQSIAEGFEILDKSDFEFNYEQVAKVWSNGSVIRSWLMELTEQAFAKDPKLENIRGIMHSSGEGKWTVETALDLQASAPVIALSLFMRYRSLDQDAFHGKVVAALRNEFGGHAVVTADNP